Genomic DNA from Chitinophaga lutea:
CAGCATTTTATCGCAGCCTACTCTTCCATGATCGCGCGGCAGCCTTCCCGTATGTTCATAGAAGCGCTGGAAGACAGCGACATCCTCGAACTGGATTACGCAGGATGGTTACAGCTGCTTCAGGGCCACGCCTGCTGGAGCCGGTTGCTCATCAGGATGCTGGAGCATGCCTTTTCCGTCAAAGAAAACCGGGAGCGCGACCTGCTGCTGCTTGATGCCGGGAAACGGTACGACCTTTTCCGCGCCGAATTCCCCGGGCTTGAAAAGCGGGTGGCCCAGCACCTGATCGCTTCTTATCTCGGCATCTCTCCCGTGTCGCTCAGCCGCCTGCGGAAAAAATAAGCGTCTTAACATAGGTTAATGTTTCCCTGTGGCGAATGTTGTCCCTTTGGGGCAAAGTAACATTCGTATGCAACTACATGGAAACACGGTACTGATTACCGGCGGCAGTTCGGGAGCAGGCCTAGCACTCGCCGCCGTATTGCTGGAAAAAGGCAACCGCGTGCTCATCTGCGGGCGCTCGGAAGAAAAACTGGCGGCAGCAAAGCGGCAATTGCCACAGGCGCATATTTTCCGCTGCAACATCGCGGACGCTAACGATTGCAGGCGATTGTGCGAATGGGTAGCCGCCAACCACCCCGACTGTAACATCCTGGTGAATAACGCGGCCATCGTGCACCGCAAACAGTTTTTGACGGAACCGGGCATCCTGGAAATGGGAGAGCAGGAGTTCTCGACCAATGTGCTGGGTCCCATCCGCCTCATCAAAATGCTGATCCCACTGCT
This window encodes:
- a CDS encoding Crp/Fnr family transcriptional regulator encodes the protein MLIQYIRSIVTVPPAEAEKLLDLGKAVSVRKGDYFIHEGQIPRKFAFVGKGLFRYLYVDGEGREYTKNFMPEQHFIAAYSSMIARQPSRMFIEALEDSDILELDYAGWLQLLQGHACWSRLLIRMLEHAFSVKENRERDLLLLDAGKRYDLFRAEFPGLEKRVAQHLIASYLGISPVSLSRLRKK
- a CDS encoding SDR family oxidoreductase, encoding MQLHGNTVLITGGSSGAGLALAAVLLEKGNRVLICGRSEEKLAAAKRQLPQAHIFRCNIADANDCRRLCEWVAANHPDCNILVNNAAIVHRKQFLTEPGILEMGEQEFSTNVLGPIRLIKMLIPLLTENRQPAVVNITTGLVYAPKAAYPFYNATKAALHAFTQVLRLQAAGLPVKIFEVMLPAMNTPWHEGNPPAIAIPVEKAVAEMLCGLEKDKPEIRVAGVKLLYLLSRIAPGLALRKINAL